The Prionailurus bengalensis isolate Pbe53 chromosome F2, Fcat_Pben_1.1_paternal_pri, whole genome shotgun sequence genomic interval AGTGACATCCCAGTTTGGTGGTATAGACATACATCTGTGAGCAAGCTGGTGGGGAAAACTGACCTTTAGTTTCCAGATTCTGTGTGGTGAAAACTGGCAAAGCAGTATTTTACAGCATTGGTCCACGAATGCACTATAATGACTCTATAATTTCAAGTATATGACTATTTCTGGAAGAACAAAAGTGCTCTTCTAGGACCCTTCAATACTCATTATAAAACCTCTCCTTTTATCTTTTCCCTGATATGTCCCAGGCTTCACCAATGTGAAAGTCCCCAAAATACAGGTAATTGCTGGAGAAGAAAAAGGCACTGTAAAATTGAGAATGTATGCCTTCTAAGCCATTGATCTGAAGTTGCCAGCTATAAAATCTTGGCAAAATATTGCTTCTGCTaagttgtatattttataatggagaaaaatcaagagaataCACAAATGTCTATTCGGCTCACCTAAAAAGACACCGTGGCTTTCCTCAGCTGCCGCTAAGGTGCTGGTCCTTCCGAGGAAGCTAAGGCTGCCTTGGGGTGAGGCCCTCACTTCATCCGATCACTAGCACGGCTCCCGCACCCTGCAGCTCCAGCTCCGCACTTGACCACACCATGGCCTCCGTCTCCTCTCGGAGCTTACCTGCATCTACTTGGCCCTCATCCTGCACTACCCTGAGGTCCCAGAGGATAAGATCAACGCCTTCATTAAAGCAGCTGGTGTAAATGTTCGACATTTCTGGCCAGGTTTGTTTGCGAAGGCCCTGGCCAACGTCCACATCCACATCGGGAGCCTCTCCTGCAATGTAGGGACTGGTGGACCCGCCGGGGTGGCAGCCTGTGCTGCACCAGGGAGTGGTCCTGCCCCCTTCACCACTGCTGTCCCCGCTGAGAAGAAAGTGCAGCAAAGAAAGAGGAATCTGAGCAGTCTGGTGATGACATGGGCTTTGGGCTTTTTGACTAAACCTCTTCCGTAACCTGTTCAATAAAAAGCtggactcttaaaaataaattaaataaataaataaacatcgaaaaGCTGAAATCtcagcaaacaaataaataaagatactaTTAGCTTCTTTTTGGAAATTTTGGCTTTTGTATATGTCATTATTAGGAGCTCTGATTTCTTTTAAGGTATTCCTGGAGTAAGAATTACAGTTCAAGGGGCTGAACCTAAAACCAGTCGAGACTGGAGCTAATTATGTGGAGCCCAGTCTTCAGAGGTTACCCAAGCCCTGTCCTGGGCTCTGTCCTGTGCTCCAGTCTGTCCTCTCCTGTCCCCGGCTAGGCTCTGCCTTAGGATGAATTGCCCTCCGTGCGTGTCTCAGAGCTCTCAGTACCAGCGCAACTGTTATTAATCCCACTGCCCATTCTTGATGTCATTTCCTGAATTTTGGATGAACCTTGACACCCAAGGACCTTGAGATTCCATCCCTGTCCAGCCCCTTCTCTGGAGTCAATAGACCAGGCTAACACACATCCCTGCAGAAATATCTGGACCAGGAAGGCTGAAAGCAATCAcagtttttctttatatagagCTTTACATGATTTATCAACTCAATTTTCTATACTTGtatattgaggggaaaaaaagaaaaagaaaggccaaATTAGATACTTTTCTCCTAGAAAATTGAATGTGTATTATGCATGTGGACATATTTATTTATGATGTACGTTCTTCCATTTACTGGACTTGTGGTAGCtttcatatctttttaaagtGCCAGATAAGATATTTATATCTGCATCCCAAATGTCTAGCCTAGTGCTTGGTATAtggtagatactcagtaaatgtttgttaaatcaaattgaattttaaaatagtgcAGAGATGGTTTATAGGAAGGAAGTGATCATACCAGATGTCTGAATGCAATAGAATCTTATCATTGGGCCATTAATTTGACTCTGAGCTTCCTAAATTCAGCACAGTATTCCCTTTGTAATAAATGGTCCAGGATTTAGTTTCTGACAGAAGAGCATATAAACCTtactttgaaagtaaaagaatataaaatttatcttAGCAGGCCAAATATAAAGAAGGGGTAAAACATAGTGTCCAGTATCTTtgactgtgtttttcttttctacttacaTAAAAGAAgatgcagaaatatttttaaagtgaataattcTTATTTCCACACTCTCAATGGTAGAAGGCACAATACTACACCTCATTTCAATGATGGAATTCTCTGTAGACTGGAGATAATGCTGTCTAGGAATCCTCTATTTGTATTCCAATTTAATATAATAGGACTTGTATAATTTAAATGAATGGTTTCCTATTAAACTATCACTTTCAAATATTAGTATTCCTGGCAAGTTCCCAGTGCCAGTCAGTTCGCAATTCTCCAGCAAGTACCTGTAGCTCAGCTAGTCTTGGTTTCTGATTGACAGAAACGATCTCAACATGAGGAAGCACCACTGACAATCAGTGATGGGTGGATTAGGAGCCTGACTTGTGTCCTTACTTGGAGAGAAGCCAGTTCATTTCAGCACAAGATTGAGACCCaaggtgggtgcctgggtggctcagtctgttgaagaAGCCACTctagattttgactcaggttatgatcccagggtcgttgtgggatcaagccctgtgtcaggctgagCATGaacatgcttgagattctctctctctctctccccctgtgtccctctcacctgcttgtgtatgcacactctttctctctctctctctctaaaaaaaaaaagatggagacacaAGGGAGCTTTCATGGGGAAGCTAATGGAAAACAAGTCAGTGGCCCTTCTCTGCACTTAGAATATAAATTAGAATGTAAATACTTGGACATATGttttctactgtttgttttttagaaaatttattatggaatatttctaaattccttacagatttcttttcagaaaacatcaactaggaaagaatgaaagggaagTTTCATTGTATTTCAAGTCAGACAAAAAAATTCCTGGCTTACTCCTTCACGACCTACTAAAATTTTGTTGGTGGATCTCCATAGCGTAAAGAGGAAGTACAAATTCTTTGCATGCTCCTTTCACTCCAATTCTattcttgctgtctctgtctccctttacCCATCCTCCCCGTTCTATCTCGCTGCTCACATTCCCTGTGAAGCACACGCATCTCATCCCAGCAGTCTGTGCTCCATGGTGGCCTGCTCAGCCTTTGGCATACCTGTGCTTTCTAGTCTCCACGTGTTTTCTCACCTAatgacttctttctctccttcccattctCACCTGTCAATGGCCTGCCAAAGACTTCCAGTTcaacacccctatgtttatagtagcattatttacagtagccaaattacagaagtaGCCTAAGTGTTCATCGATAGaggaatgtataaagaagatgtgatatatatataaatatgtgtgtgtgtgtgtgtgtgtgtgtgtgtgtgtgtgtgtgtgtaggaatgttattcagccataaaaaattatgcagtcttgccatttacaatgacatggagaGAACTAGAgaaaaacaccatatgatttctctcttatgtggaatttaagaaacaagtgaacaaaggcaaaaaaagagagagagaaagtgagaggcagagagagagagagagagagagagagagagagagagacaagccagaaacaggctcttaactatagagaacaaaccgatggtttaccagaggggaggtaggtaggtaggggatggatgaaatagttgatggggattaaggagtgcacttgtcatgatgagcactgggtgatgtatggaattgttgaatcagtatactgtgcacctgaaactaatacaaccctgtatgttaaatatactggaattaaaataaaattttaaaaaagatacttaaaaatagaCTTCCAGTCATAATTTATATAGTTCCTCCTTGAATCCTCTTAGTAGAGTAAATCTTTGCATTTGATTTATCCTTCTATAGTGTCTTTACCACCACATTATTTCTTGAGGTGTATATTCCTGTTCTACACACAAGATTGTAAATTCCCAGAGAACACAGTATTTTAATCAGCTTTTATTCTACATAGCCCAATTCCTTGCTCATAATAgattctctgaaaatatttattgaggtgaGTTTATTTGAAGAGCTTTGACAAAAACTACCTTTCCTCATTCAGCATTTCTAATTTTGAATTGCACAAAATATATcataatgaaaaattatgaacACTAAGCACCCTGCTCAGGAGTTCATTAACAGATATGTCTTTCTATTCTGAAATTTTCCTGTAGAAATTGAGTCAAAGAAATCTATGAATTGCGTAGTTAGGATTCTTGAGAGGACTCCAAGATTTTACCCTtcccaaaatacacaaacacataccttTTTCCCTTTTGGGTCATATTCCAATATTCGTATCAGCTTGTTGTGAGTGAACTTTTACATGGATCCTTGGAttacttttctttcctggaaatCCACGtggcctctcttcctcctcagacTTTAGGAGGTCTAGCAGGACCAGGGTTGGTTTGAAGGAAAAGGATGCAAAGGCTTCAATAGAATGATTTCATTCCTTGAATATGTTTTTTGTATGTTTCAACTCAATATCACACTGGTAGGCCTTACACACCAAATCAGGACATGTGTATAGAGGAATATATTCTTGTCTAGGACATGGGGAGTATAGTTGATTCTTGGCTCATATAAGTAAAttgaatgattaaaataattaataacaatcagttaataattttaataactaaatgattgtatttattataatttattttacataacaaataataaaattgatttggtagtaaaaaattagtaaattgagtaaattaaaaaaagtaacactGACTCTTATTTTTATAAGGTTTAATACCCAACAAAAATGCATTAGTGAAGCCGATAGGTGGGTTAGTCAGTCTTCCTAATAACTGTAAATTCACTCCGAC includes:
- the LOC122496118 gene encoding LOW QUALITY PROTEIN: 60S acidic ribosomal protein P1-like (The sequence of the model RefSeq protein was modified relative to this genomic sequence to represent the inferred CDS: inserted 1 base in 1 codon) is translated as MASISSVTAEARKTMDVIFKFLEEKKVMCCVSAETISSILLTIMSILCNGQLIVNKFLMDSRKTDLETTQPRTPPASCTSECAPHQKGSPERHGLRLLSELTCIYLALILHYPEVPEDKINAFIKAAGVNVRHFWPGLFAKALANVHIHIGSLSCNVGTGGPAGVAACAAPGSGPAPFTTAVPAEKKXAAKKEESEQSGDDMGFGLFD